A single genomic interval of Asterias amurensis chromosome 1, ASM3211899v1 harbors:
- the LOC139940508 gene encoding uncharacterized protein translates to MAMETLRQSGAGSLFSCSSSDIPCHHFCLRHSKPLQAEDEEWFMTDEIEEVPEEEEEEDMEQDEEAARAGLLDQLLDDAYAQYYEEPDEWEELATWYSSHMDRGETEDSERQPSQSTGETTSEPREDFHPAWRQDPVGTPRREESTTSTSQGRTTRSSAARESSSASASTSHSHRSQPSSSGSQNRHPKERSWDELIADQERGEAAAEIATRNSRGRNSSNWSEPTVVRELELYDAFNDLFFPDPESGRL, encoded by the coding sequence ATGGCCATGGAGACTCTCCGCCAATCTGGGGCAGGTTCCCTCTTCTCGTGTAGCAGCTCAGACATCCCATGTCATCATTTCTGTCTCCGTCACTCCAAGCCATTGCAGGCAGAGGACGAAGAATGGTTCATGACAGATGAGATTGAAGAAGTACCAGAagaggaggaagaagaagatATGGAGCAGGATGAGGAGGCAGCTCGAGCAGGTCTCTTGGATCAACTCCTTGACGATGCCTACGCTCAATACTACGAGGAGCCTGACGAGTGGGAAGAACTCGCCACCTGGTATTCATCCCATATGGACCGCGGTGAGACCGAGGACAGTGAGCGTCAGCCGAGTCAGTCAACCGGGGAGACAACGTCAGAACCCCGGGAGGACTTCCACCCTGCCTGGAGGCAGGATCCAGTGGGAACTCCTCGACGTGAAGAGAGCACCACTTCAACGAGTCAGGGGCGGACTACTCGCTCATCAGCTGCCCGTGAATCCTCGTCAGCTTCGGCGTCAACGTCGCACTCACACCGCTCGCAACCCTCCAGCTCGGGAAGTCAGAATCGCCACCCTAAGGAGAGGAGCTGGGATGAGCTAATCGCTGACCAGGAACGAGGGGAAGCCGCCGCCGAGATTGCAACGCGGAACTCCCGCGGTCGAAACAGCTCTAACTGGAGTGAGCCTACTGTCGTCCGTGAACTTGAACTATATGACGCTTTCAATGACTTATTCTTCCCAGATCCTGAATCTGGTCGCCTGTAA
- the LOC139940516 gene encoding uncharacterized protein, whose amino-acid sequence MHGCKICDADRLIIGHSLSCGHSFCQDCLLALLPNSSNPISVSPQHTAIIVCPRCRKRCEYSQVVETGRNFDEAVAGTGDQRAPSCVYNMDDVERKRWTKRAQFVQAYKKQNGHLSRKSRSRFEDDGDNSITRPKPHHFSQPRVSEWRTRPVAHVSAPKYRIGGRGEEGVDIRAIDHVNGRFVTCEIIQASSQDSSQDEYAISTTNQHPQLSQPTVNQSDVHNTRPTIRYNNRRGSDFDPMKERNLSFFTEDTKLGCLLSGNKQRALLILLIVLFIVIVTATSLITSPHSKFG is encoded by the exons ATGCATGGCTGCAAAATCTGCGACGCGGATCGACTGATCATAGGGCACAGTCTTTCGTGCGGACATAGTTTTTGTCAAGACTGCCTCCTTGCGCTCCTGCCGAACTCAAGTAACCCTATCTCCGTCTCGCCTCAGCACACTGCCATCATCGTCTGCCCAAGATGTCGCAAAAGATGCGAATACTCGCAAGTTGTGGAGACAGGGAGGAACTTCGACGAAGCAGTTGCGGGAACGGGAGAccaaagagcgccctcttgtgtttatAACATGGACGACGTAGAGAGAAAAAGATGGACGAAGAGGGCGCAGTTTGTTCAGGCTTACAAGAAACAAAACGGCCATCTGAGTCGCAAGTCACG GTCTCGTTTCGAAGATGACGGAGACAACAGCATCACGCGCCCGAAACCTCATCACTTTTCACAGCCTAGAGTGAGCGAGTGGCGCACGCGACCGGTAGCGCATGTCTCCGCGCCGAAATACCGTATTGGCGGTCGCGGTGAGGAGGGGGTGGATATACGAGCAATTGACCACGTGAATGGTCGCTTCGTCACATGCGAAATCATTCAAGCCTCAAGTCAAGATTCGAGTCAAGACGAATATGCAATTTCAACTACAAACCAACATCCACAACTGTCACAGCCAACTGTTAACCAAAGTGATGTTCATAATACTAGGCCTACTATTAGATACAACAACAGAAGAGGTAGCGACTTCGACCCcatgaaagaaagaaatttatcattttttacaGAAGACACAAAGTTGGGGTGTTTACTTTCTGGTAACAAACAACGTGCTTTGCTTATTCTGTTGATTGTTCTTTTCATCGTCATTGTAACAGCGACATCATTGATAACTAGTCCACATTCAAAGTTCGGGTGA